The Lycium barbarum isolate Lr01 chromosome 9, ASM1917538v2, whole genome shotgun sequence genome has a segment encoding these proteins:
- the LOC132611758 gene encoding uncharacterized protein LOC132611758, whose translation METLNQSKFIPFSMDKNGPNIYHLCYADDTIPFSSCDSHSLGLLMSRLGEYEGVSGQLINRNKSGFYVTFKEDDPRINLIKRITGFNHCQFPMIYLGCLIYVGRKTIVYFNTMVAKVARSLQGWHGKLLSYGGKAVLIKSVLQALLLHLLSAVHPPKTALDQIEMIIANFFWGMDGDRKKKHWCSWNDMSYPASEGGAGFRSLKDICNSFSAKLWWKFRTQNSLLRSFLKANYCKIFYPVAKKWAYGQSHIWKRLMDSNKMIEPIILWKIGNGEASFWRDN comes from the coding sequence ATGGAAACACTAAATCAGTCTAAATTTATTCCATTTTCTATGGATAAAAATGGCCCTAATATCTATCATTTAtgctatgcagatgatactattccTTTCTCCTCATGTGATTCTCATTCCCTGGGTCTCCTAATGAGTAGATTGGGGGAGTATGAAGGTGTCTCTGGACAACTTATCAATAGAAACAAATCTGGTTTTTATGTAACCTTTAAAGAGGACGATCCTAGAATCAACTTGATAAAAAGGATTACTGGTTTCAACCATTGCCAATTCCCTATGATCTATCTTGGATGCCTTATTTATGTTGGGAGGAAAACAATTGTCTATTTCAACACCATGGTGGCTAAAGTAGCCAGAAGCCTACAGGGATGGCATGGCAAACTACTATCCTATGGTGGTAAGGCTGTCCTCATCAAATCAGTGCTTCAGGCTCTTCTTTTACACCTTCTATCTGCTGTTCACCCCCCTAAGACTGCCCTAGATCAAATTGAAATGATTATAGCTAATTTTTTCTGGGGTATGGATGGTGATAGAAAAAAGAAACATTGGTGTTCTTGGAATGATATGAGCTATCCAGCTAGTGAGGGAGGAGCAGGATTCAGATCTTTGAAGGACATCTGCAACTCCTTTTCTGCTAAACTTTGGTGGAAATTCAGAACTCAAAATTCTCTATTGAGATCTTTCTTAAAAGCTAACTACTGCAAGATATTTTATCCAGTAGCTAAGAAATGGGCTTATGGCCAATCCCATATTTGGAAGAGGCTTATGGATAGCAATAAAATGATTGAACCTATTATTCTCTGGAAGATTGGCAATGGAGAAGCATCATTTTGGCGGGATAACTAG
- the LOC132611756 gene encoding uncharacterized protein LOC132611756 has translation MVKDLYSSNHWNIVKLRRILPQNIINSIISIEFNLARKDIPIWTSDPSGKFISKSAWHIVRRRKGTTLASSKIWHKKMPFMICFFMWRALQNKIPSDDAVKRFGIYLPSICNCCPIHKIETSQHLLSESKIATQCLPVAICGEIWKNRCRARFEDKKMSTWFIIQQINKLISLVLKAQFPDVHMPSSWLDKCNKMENLRPITHSLAVYWHKPSPNWIKLNVDGCSKGNPGSAGGGGIIRDHTGKMIKAFVEFYGQCSNNVAEANAIWKGVNICKDFGLPRVVVESDSLLIINILNGRLKLPWKIREIMSKIMRDTSHGEFVFIHIYREGNSTADMFANWGEDSKISFIFTEATSLPSKVRASMQLELDGFPNFRFRSKRNQFAIDDS, from the exons ATGGTAAAAGATTTATATTCTAGCAATCATTGGAATATTGTGAAACTGAGAAGGATTCTACCACAGAATATCATTAATTCTATTATTTCTATTGAGTTTAACCTTGCTAGGAAAGATATTCCGATCTGGACTTCTGATCCGTCGGGGAAATTCATTAGCAAATCTGCTTGGCATATTGTTCGAAGGAGAAAAGGTACTACTTTGGCTAGTTCCAAAATTTGGCACAAGAAAATGCCTTTTATGATTTGCTTTTTCATGTGGAGAGCTCTTCAAAACAAGATCCCATCTGATGATGCTGTGAAGAGATTTGGAATTTACCTTCCCTCCATTTGCAATTGTTGTCCTATTCATAAAATAGAAACTTCTCAACACCTGCTCAGTGAAAGCAAAATTGCTACACAA TGCTTACCAGTTGCTATTTGTGGGGAGATTTGGAAAAACAGGTGCAGGGCCAGATTTGAAGACAAGAAGATGTCAACCTGGTTCATCATACAGCAAATAAATAAGCTCATATCTCTAGTTCTAAAGGCTCAATTCCCAGACGTACATATGCCCAGCTCTTGGTTAGACAAGTGCAACAAAATGGAGAATCTCAGGCCTATCACTCATTCTCTAGCAGTATACTGGCATAAACCGAGCCCTAACTGGATCAAACTCAATGTGGATGGTTGTAGCAAAGGCAATCCAGGATCAGCAGGAGGAGGCGGAATCATCAGAGATCACACAGGCAAAATGATCAAGGCATTTGTAGAATTCTATGGCCAATGCAGCAACAATGTGGCGGAAGCAAATGCAATTTGGAAAGGAGTTAACATCTGCAAAGATTTTGGACTGCCCAGAGTAGTGGTGGAATCTGACTCTCTACTAATTATTAATATACTCAATGGGAGATTAAAACTTCCATGGAAAATCAGAGAGATCATGAGTAAGATTATGAGAGACACTAGCCATGGTGAATTTGTCTTTATTCATATTTATAGAGAAGGGAACTCAACTGCGGACATGTTTGCCAATTGGGGAGAAGATTCAAAAATCTCTTTTATcttcactgaagctacttccctaccttccaaggttaGAGCTTCAATGCAGCTAGAACTTGATGGATTTCCAAATTTCAGATTCAGAAGCAAAAGAAACCAATTCGCTATTGATGATAGTTGA